Proteins found in one Anabas testudineus chromosome 1, fAnaTes1.2, whole genome shotgun sequence genomic segment:
- the ftr84 gene encoding tripartite motif-containing protein 16 — MAESNFPLPEEIYCSLCMDTLRDPVTIPCGDIYCLECIKVYWDQFEHMGVYSCPQCHAKFTPRPVLRRNLPDVDQEPRRQLPELTPFPYMHRESFCDFCVGRRSKAVKSCLMCLAYYCETHVKPHYESSTFKRHKLVDETGHLDRKICPQHEKGLELFCRSDQMCICVLCTVREHRSHNITSAEEERIEKQKVLVVTQSEVQHIIQERMKELQDLKHNVDVLKSSAQRAQTESDKTFHEMLQAVERWKAEINQMIMANMQAAMSQAEGYVDRLEQEIQELQRRDAELRQILETEDNIHFLQNFPTLCVPPEAMVPKVLINPQFSFGEMSKTAAEMKEQLDDICKKELSKISKAVGETPIYILLPRNGDKQLKVPSRVDLQAPKTRTDFLRYSCKLSFDPNTVYKELVLLNGNQKVVRKKTVQFYPDHPDRFDGFSQVLCKEPLHGFRFYWEAEWSGEFSVGVAYKSISRKGKNSHSLLGYNEKSWSLLCSDSGYSAWHSKVDQDLPDAQRATRIGVYLDYAGNTVAFYTVSETMTLIYRFKAQFSEPLYAGFGVGSSVTLCQLKQNPTPH; from the exons ATGGCTGAGTCTAATTTTCCTTTACCAGAGGAGATTTACTGTTCACTGTGTATGGACACACTGAGGGACCCGGTCACCATCCCCTGTGGTGATATCTACTGCCTGGAATGCATCAAGGTCTACTGGGACCAGTTTGAACACATGGGTGTgtacagctgccctcagtgCCATGCAAAATTCACTCCACGGCCTGTGCTGAGACGTAACCTGCCTGATGTCGACCAAGAGCCGCGGCGCCAGCTCCCAGAGCTCACTCCTTTCCCCTACATGCACCGCGAATCCTTCTGTGATTTCTGCGTTGGCCGACGCAGCAAGGCCGTGAAGTCATGCCTCATGTGTTTGGCCTACTACTGCGAAACACATGTCAAGCCTCATTATGAGTCGTCCACGTTCAAGAGGCACAAGCTGGTGGATGAGACGGGCCATCTTGACAGAAAGATTTGCCCCCAGCACGAGAAAGGACTGGAACTGTTCTGTCGCTCCGACCagatgtgtatctgtgtgctTTGTACAGTAAGAGAGCACCGCAGTCACAACATCACGTCAGCAGAAGAAGAACGCATCGAGAAACAA AAAGTCCTGGTGGTCACCCAGTCGGAAGTGCAGCACATCATTCAGGAGAGGATGAAGGAGCTGCAGGATCTCAAGCATAATGTGGATGTTCTCAAA AGTTCTGCCCAGcgagcacagacagagagcgacAAGACTTTCCACGAAATGCTGCAAGCAGTGGAGCGCTGGAAGGCTGAAATCAACCAGATGATAATGGCCAACATGCAGGCTGCAATGTCGCAGGCTGAGGGCTACGTGGACCGCCTGGAGCAAGAAATACAGGAGCTGCAGCGCAGAGACGCAGAGCTGCGGCAGATCCTCGAAACAGAGGACAACATTCACTTTCTGCAG AATTTTCCAACCCTGTGTGTTCCTCCTGAGGCTATGGTGCCCAAAGTGCTCATCAACCCTCAGTTTTCTTTTGGAGAGATGAGCAAGACGGCTGCAGAGATGAAGGAACAGCTAGATGACATCTGTAAGAAGGAACTGAGTAAAATCTCCAAAGCAG TAGGTGAAACTCCTATATACATACTTTTACCAAGAAATGGAGACAAACAACTCAAAG TTCCCTCCAGAGTAGATTTGCAGGCACCAAAAACCAGAACAGACTTTTTGAGAT ACTCCTGCAAGTTGTCCTTCGATCCAAACACCGTCTACAAAGAGCTGGTTCTCCTGAATGGCAACCAGAAGGTGGTCAGGAAGAAGACGGTCCAGTTTTACCCGGATCATCCCGATCGCTTCGATGGCTTCTCCCAGGTGCTGTGCAAGGAGCCCCTGCACGGTTTCAGATTTTACTGGGAGGCGGAGTGGAGCGGAGAGTTTTCCGTCGGGGTGGCCTATAAGAGCATCAGTCGCAAGGGGAAGAATTCGCACAGCCTGCTGGGATACAACGAGAAGTCTTGGAGTCTCCTCTGCTCAGACTCAGGCTACTCTGCCTGGCACAGCAAGGTAGACCAGGACCTTCCAGATGCTCAGAGGGCCACTCGAATCGGCGTGTACCTGGATTACGCCGGCAACACTGTGGCCTTTTACACTGTCTCAGAAACGATGACTCTTATCTACAGATTCAAAGCTCAGTTCAGTGAGCCTCTGTATGCTGGTTTTGGGGTGGGATCCTCCGTTACCCTTTGCCAACTAAAGCAGAATCCCACACCTCACTAA
- the tppp2 gene encoding tubulin polymerization-promoting protein family member 2 yields MAEGSASLAEVETAFQKFAIHGDTKARGKEMNGKNFAKLCKDCHITDGKNVTTTDVDIVFSKVKAKSARVITFEQFNQALTELAPKRFKGKSKEEALEQLYSLLIGKEPANVGVTKVAKAAAVDRLTDTTKYTGSHKERFDESGKGKGKSGRDDIPDTSGYVSAYKGSGTYDEKVKQA; encoded by the exons atGGCTGAAGGCTCGGCATCTCTAGCAGAGGTGGAAACCGCCTTCCAGAAGTTTGCAATCCATGGAGACACCAAAGCCAGAGGGAAGGAGATGAATGGCAAGAACTTCGCTAAACTCTGCAAGGACTGTCACATCACTGATGGCAAGAATGTCACCACCACAGATGTCGACATCGTTTTCAGCAAAGTCAA GGCAAAGTCGGCTCGTGTAATCACATTCGAGCAGTTTAACCAGGCCCTGACTGAGTTGGCACCCAAGCGTTTTAAAGGCAAAAGCAAAGAGGAGGCACTTGAGCAGCTCTACAGTCTCCTTATTGGAAAGGAACCTGCCAATGTCGGAGTCACT AAAGTAGCcaaggcagcagcagtggacaGACTGACCGATACAACCAAGTACACTGGGTCACATAAGGAGCGCTTCGACGAATCGGgcaaaggaaaaggaaaatctGGACGCGATGACATCCCAGACACCAGCGGCTACGTGTCAGCTTACAAGGGCAGTGGCACTTATgatgaaaaagtgaaacaagCATAA